The following proteins come from a genomic window of Polaribacter dokdonensis:
- a CDS encoding SDR family NAD(P)-dependent oxidoreductase, producing MEVKNKIVIVTGAGSGIGKATALHFAKHGATVVVSDINLQSAEKVVQEIVTNNGKALPIKANVAVFDEVENLIHKTVTEYGQLDVLVNNAGIGPHLLRTHESLIKDWNAVIAVNQTGVFYGMKLALQQFLEQGFGNIVNIASLAGLKASPNNISYSASKFAVVGMTKSAAMEYATKNIRINAVCPGYTESALLTQLINAKPEMDNILKSVIPMKRYGKAEEIADAVVWLASDNTKFITGQTITLDGGTSL from the coding sequence ATGGAGGTAAAAAATAAAATAGTAATTGTTACAGGAGCAGGTTCTGGAATTGGTAAAGCAACAGCACTTCATTTCGCAAAACATGGGGCAACAGTAGTGGTATCTGACATTAATTTACAAAGTGCTGAAAAAGTTGTACAAGAAATTGTAACAAATAATGGAAAAGCACTACCTATAAAAGCAAATGTTGCTGTTTTTGATGAAGTAGAAAACTTAATTCATAAAACTGTTACTGAATATGGACAGTTAGATGTTTTGGTAAATAATGCAGGTATTGGGCCTCATTTATTAAGAACACATGAATCTCTAATTAAAGATTGGAATGCAGTGATTGCTGTTAATCAAACAGGAGTTTTTTATGGGATGAAGTTGGCATTGCAACAATTTTTGGAGCAGGGTTTTGGTAATATTGTAAACATTGCTTCATTGGCTGGTTTAAAAGCATCACCCAATAATATAAGTTATAGTGCAAGTAAATTTGCTGTTGTTGGGATGACAAAGTCTGCAGCTATGGAGTATGCAACAAAAAATATTAGAATTAATGCAGTTTGCCCTGGTTATACAGAATCTGCATTATTAACACAATTAATTAATGCAAAACCAGAAATGGATAATATTTTAAAAAGCGTAATACCAATGAAACGTTATGGAAAGGCTGAAGAAATTGCAGATGCAGTTGTTTGGCTGGCTTCAGATAATACCAAGTTTATTACTGGGCAAACCATTACTTTAGATGGAGGAACATCACTTTAA
- a CDS encoding phosphotransferase family protein: protein MSNQKVRKGEELPEIPLKKYLKEINLINSLESDLQVEQFTQGYSNLTYLLKIENKEFVLRKPPKGAIKRGHDMSREFKVQSALAKTFSKVPKMHGFSNDASVLGSDFYIMQKMEGVILNYAAAKSRSISIDDYKKIANSWLDTLVELHNVDYTSIGLSDLGKPDGYVERQVSNWGKQYLKAKTEEFPEANLVMNWMQENQPKKYNHCLIHNDFKYDNVVFKDDTWQEVSAVLDWEMATLGDPLMDLGTSLGYWTVATDHDFVKQGIPSPTIFEGNPKRSEIAQMYLEKSGRTTDNLVFYYVFGLFKIAVIAQQIYFRFSKGWTTDPRFANLNKAAELCCKLALKSIKTKSID from the coding sequence ATGAGCAATCAAAAAGTTAGAAAAGGAGAGGAATTACCTGAAATTCCTCTGAAAAAATATCTAAAAGAAATCAACTTAATTAACTCTTTAGAGAGCGATTTACAAGTTGAACAATTTACACAGGGCTATTCTAATTTAACCTATTTATTAAAGATAGAAAACAAAGAATTTGTTCTTAGAAAACCACCTAAAGGTGCTATCAAAAGAGGTCATGACATGAGTCGTGAATTTAAAGTACAAAGTGCTTTAGCAAAAACTTTTTCCAAAGTTCCTAAAATGCATGGTTTTTCTAATGATGCATCTGTTTTGGGTAGTGATTTCTACATCATGCAAAAAATGGAAGGAGTTATTCTAAACTATGCAGCAGCAAAATCTAGAAGTATTTCAATTGATGATTATAAAAAAATTGCAAATTCTTGGTTAGACACGTTAGTAGAGTTGCATAATGTAGATTATACTTCTATTGGATTGTCTGATTTAGGGAAACCTGATGGATATGTAGAAAGACAAGTTAGCAATTGGGGAAAGCAATATCTAAAAGCAAAAACAGAGGAATTTCCAGAAGCAAATTTAGTCATGAATTGGATGCAGGAAAATCAACCTAAAAAATACAATCATTGCTTAATTCATAATGACTTTAAGTACGATAATGTCGTTTTTAAAGATGACACTTGGCAAGAAGTGAGCGCAGTTTTAGATTGGGAAATGGCTACTTTAGGAGATCCCTTAATGGATTTAGGAACCTCTTTAGGTTATTGGACAGTAGCCACAGATCATGATTTTGTAAAACAAGGTATCCCTTCACCTACTATATTTGAAGGAAACCCAAAGAGAAGTGAAATTGCTCAGATGTATTTAGAAAAGTCAGGAAGAACAACAGATAACTTGGTGTTTTATTACGTTTTTGGTTTATTCAAAATAGCAGTAATAGCACAACAAATTTATTTTAGATTCTCTAAAGGATGGACTACAGATCCTCGTTTTGCAAATTTAAATAAGGCAGCAGAATTATGTTGCAAACTAGCACTAAAGTCAATTAAAACTAAATCTATAGATTAA